The Flavobacteriales bacterium genome includes a region encoding these proteins:
- the pheS gene encoding phenylalanine--tRNA ligase subunit alpha: MLEKVDELHKEIADYQVKSIEDVESFRIHFLGAKNGLVSALFNEFKNVPNDQKKVFGQKLNALKKFANERLQELKNSFEEQQILQGSPEDLTLPGIALPLGSRHPISLVKNEIVSIFKKIGFSISEGNEIEDDWHNFTALNLPEEHPARDMQDTFFVQTNPDWMLRTHTSSVQIRHMEKTEVPIRTISPGRVFRNEAISARAHCIFHQIEGLYIDENVSFADLKQTLLYFVQEFFGKESRIRLRPSYFPFTEPSAEVDVYWGLETEADYRITKGTGWLEIMGCGMVDPNVLKNVNIDPEKYSGFAFGMGLERIAMLKYQIDDLRKFFENDTRFLEQFKGAF, encoded by the coding sequence ATGCTAGAGAAAGTTGACGAATTACATAAAGAAATAGCTGATTATCAGGTGAAATCTATTGAAGATGTTGAATCTTTTAGAATTCACTTTTTGGGTGCCAAAAACGGATTAGTTTCCGCACTTTTTAATGAGTTTAAGAATGTGCCTAATGATCAAAAGAAAGTTTTTGGGCAAAAATTGAATGCTTTAAAGAAATTTGCGAATGAGCGTCTTCAAGAACTCAAAAATTCTTTTGAAGAGCAGCAAATTCTTCAAGGAAGTCCCGAAGATTTAACGCTTCCAGGGATTGCTTTACCTCTTGGTTCTCGCCATCCTATTTCTTTAGTGAAAAACGAAATAGTATCCATTTTTAAGAAAATAGGTTTTTCTATTTCAGAAGGAAATGAAATAGAGGATGATTGGCATAATTTCACGGCTTTAAATCTACCCGAAGAACACCCTGCAAGAGATATGCAGGATACATTTTTTGTGCAAACAAATCCTGACTGGATGTTGAGAACGCATACTTCTTCTGTTCAAATAAGACACATGGAAAAAACGGAAGTTCCGATAAGAACTATTTCTCCTGGTCGTGTTTTTAGAAATGAAGCAATTTCGGCAAGAGCCCATTGTATTTTTCACCAAATAGAGGGATTATATATTGATGAAAATGTTTCTTTTGCAGATCTTAAACAGACTTTACTATATTTTGTTCAAGAATTTTTTGGTAAAGAAAGTAGAATACGCTTAAGACCGTCTTATTTTCCTTTTACAGAACCAAGTGCAGAGGTTGATGTTTACTGGGGATTAGAAACAGAGGCTGATTACAGAATAACAAAAGGTACAGGTTGGCTAGAAATTATGGGATGTGGTATGGTAGATCCTAATGTCCTTAAAAACGTAAACATAGACCCAGAAAAATATTCAGGTTTTGCTTTTGGAATGGGACTAGAAAGAATAGCAATGCTCAAATATCAAATTGATGATTTAAGAAAGTTTTTTGAAAACGATACCCGTTTTTTAGAACAGTTTAAAGGAGCATTTTAG
- a CDS encoding cyclase family protein, which translates to MIAQLQLNNKTYQVDLSKPIDISIPMNSSDSVLAWYLDHLKIDPVKMGDFVGEVDSGASVNFRNIQFNPHAHGTHTECFGHISRGMNTVDQFIQPGMYEGSLITVELENKNEDLVVTKERIQNAIADTNLNTALVVRTFPNDSLKKSINYSNTNPPYFEQEAIEYLVQIGVKHLLVDLPSIDKEKDNGKLAGHKAFWNFNGNIRKYHSITEMVFIKNDIPDGNYLINISFPRFASDASPSRILLYPLTLEGKQ; encoded by the coding sequence ATGATAGCACAATTACAATTAAACAATAAAACTTATCAAGTAGATTTATCTAAACCAATAGACATTTCTATCCCAATGAATAGTTCAGATTCAGTACTTGCTTGGTATTTGGATCATCTAAAAATTGACCCTGTAAAAATGGGAGATTTTGTTGGAGAAGTTGATTCTGGAGCTTCAGTAAACTTCAGAAATATTCAGTTTAACCCTCACGCCCATGGAACACATACAGAATGTTTCGGGCATATTTCTAGAGGTATGAACACTGTTGATCAATTTATTCAGCCAGGTATGTATGAAGGATCGCTAATTACCGTTGAACTGGAAAATAAAAATGAAGACTTAGTAGTCACAAAAGAAAGAATTCAGAATGCGATTGCTGATACAAACTTAAATACAGCCCTTGTAGTAAGAACATTCCCGAATGATTCTCTTAAAAAGTCCATTAATTACTCAAATACAAATCCTCCATATTTTGAACAAGAAGCGATAGAGTACCTCGTTCAAATAGGTGTAAAACATTTATTGGTGGATCTTCCTTCTATTGACAAAGAAAAAGATAACGGTAAACTCGCAGGACATAAAGCCTTTTGGAATTTTAATGGGAATATTCGAAAGTATCATTCCATAACAGAAATGGTTTTTATTAAAAACGATATTCCAGACGGAAACTACCTCATTAACATAAGTTTCCCAAGATTTGCATCTGATGCTTCACCAAGTAGAATTCTTCTATACCCTCTAACACTGGAGGGAAAACAATAA
- a CDS encoding DUF4296 domain-containing protein, producing MEKDSLLIANKILIWAILFLSLSCNNQDNNIVECKLEQNKLKAVLKDVYLFETAFKNSALVSPYDSLSLDESYAFIYHKHQVEKADIESSTECYISKKQFKPLLEELEADIKKEESNFWPNDSTITIKQ from the coding sequence ATGGAAAAAGACTCACTTTTGATCGCAAATAAAATCCTTATTTGGGCAATTCTATTTTTATCACTATCTTGTAACAATCAAGATAACAATATAGTAGAATGTAAACTAGAGCAAAATAAACTAAAAGCTGTTTTAAAAGATGTTTATCTCTTTGAAACAGCTTTTAAGAACAGTGCTTTAGTGTCTCCTTATGATAGTTTGAGCCTTGATGAATCTTATGCTTTTATCTACCACAAACACCAAGTAGAAAAAGCAGATATAGAATCGAGTACTGAATGCTACATCAGTAAAAAACAGTTCAAACCACTTCTTGAAGAACTCGAAGCAGATATAAAAAAAGAGGAATCAAATTTCTGGCCCAATGATAGCACAATTACAATTAAACAATAA
- a CDS encoding dihydroorotase: protein MHKILIKNATIVNEGNAIEADLLIEGERIKQIAKNINDSEAEIIDAKGKILLPGVIDDQVHFREPGLTHKAEIKTESAAAAAGGITSFMEMPNTNPQTLTQELLEDKFNIAKNNSYVNYSFFMGASNDNIEEVLKTNPKNVAGVKVFMGSSTGNMLVDSTETLENIFSKVPMLIATHCEDEATIRKNTQKAIEEFGEEIPIRQHPIIRDEEACYISSSKAVELAKKHNARLHILHISSAKETHLFTNEKPLSEKRITSEVCVHHLNFDDSQYDEKGTFIKWNPAVKSQADQDELWKALLDDRLDIIATDHAPHTLEEKSNSYLKAPSGGPLVQHALPLMLDAVTEGKISYEKVVEKMSHAPAVCFQLEERGFLREGYYADIVLVEKKDWEVSKDNLLYKCGWSPFEGRTFKHAVTTTFVNGKIVYKNGEIQGIGHGKRLTFDRK from the coding sequence ATGCATAAAATTTTAATAAAAAACGCTACAATTGTTAACGAAGGAAATGCAATTGAAGCGGATCTTCTCATAGAAGGAGAAAGAATTAAGCAAATCGCAAAAAACATCAACGATTCTGAAGCAGAAATTATTGATGCTAAAGGGAAAATTCTTTTACCTGGAGTGATTGATGACCAAGTTCATTTTAGAGAACCTGGACTGACTCACAAAGCTGAGATAAAAACAGAAAGTGCGGCAGCAGCAGCTGGTGGAATCACCAGTTTTATGGAAATGCCAAATACAAACCCGCAAACACTTACTCAAGAACTTCTTGAGGATAAGTTTAATATTGCAAAAAACAATAGTTACGTTAACTACTCCTTCTTCATGGGAGCTAGTAATGACAATATTGAAGAAGTCCTCAAAACAAATCCAAAAAATGTAGCTGGAGTAAAAGTCTTTATGGGATCTTCTACTGGAAATATGCTGGTAGATAGTACAGAAACATTAGAGAATATTTTCTCTAAAGTTCCCATGCTAATTGCGACACATTGTGAAGATGAAGCAACGATTAGAAAAAACACTCAAAAAGCTATTGAGGAATTTGGTGAAGAAATCCCGATAAGACAACATCCGATAATTCGAGATGAAGAAGCCTGCTATATTAGTTCTTCAAAGGCAGTAGAATTGGCAAAAAAGCACAATGCAAGACTCCATATTCTTCATATTTCTTCGGCTAAAGAAACACATCTTTTCACCAACGAAAAACCACTTTCAGAAAAGAGAATAACCTCCGAAGTATGTGTGCACCACTTGAACTTTGACGACAGTCAGTATGATGAAAAAGGAACTTTTATAAAATGGAATCCTGCGGTAAAATCTCAAGCAGACCAAGACGAATTATGGAAAGCACTGTTGGATGACAGACTAGACATTATTGCTACAGATCACGCTCCACATACTTTAGAAGAAAAATCTAATTCCTACCTAAAAGCACCTAGTGGAGGTCCACTCGTTCAGCACGCACTCCCACTCATGCTAGATGCCGTAACAGAAGGTAAAATAAGCTATGAAAAAGTTGTAGAAAAAATGAGTCACGCTCCTGCTGTATGCTTCCAACTTGAAGAAAGAGGTTTTCTTAGAGAAGGATATTATGCAGATATCGTTTTGGTAGAGAAAAAAGATTGGGAAGTTTCAAAGGACAATCTTCTTTATAAATGCGGATGGTCTCCTTTTGAAGGAAGAACTTTTAAACATGCAGTAACAACGACCTTCGTTAATGGAAAAATCGTTTATAAAAACGGGGAAATCCAAGGAATTGGTCATGGAAAAAGACTCACTTTTGATCGCAAATAA
- a CDS encoding polyprenol monophosphomannose synthase yields MKQNLNNKIVIIPTYNEKENVEGIIHKVFSFPTHYHILIVDDGSPDGTAEIVKGLQKTYPDRLHIKERKGKLGLGTAYLEGFQWSLDHGYDYIFEMDCDFSHNPDDLDRLLYQVEQTDADLAVGSRYMNNTLNVVNWPVGRVLMSFFASKYVKIILGVPIFDTTAGFKCYHRNVLEMIDFEKIKFIGYAFQIEMKYTAWKHGFKIVEVPVIFTDRINGVSKMSMKIFKEAVFGIWLLKWKSFFRKYKQKDA; encoded by the coding sequence ATGAAGCAGAATTTGAATAATAAAATAGTCATTATACCTACCTACAACGAAAAAGAAAACGTTGAGGGAATTATCCATAAAGTTTTTTCTTTTCCTACACACTATCACATTTTGATTGTGGATGATGGATCTCCTGATGGTACCGCGGAAATTGTTAAAGGACTTCAAAAGACCTATCCAGATCGTCTTCACATAAAAGAACGAAAAGGAAAATTGGGACTTGGAACAGCCTATTTAGAAGGTTTTCAATGGTCATTGGATCATGGTTATGACTATATTTTTGAAATGGATTGCGATTTTTCGCATAATCCAGATGATCTAGATAGACTTCTCTATCAAGTGGAACAAACAGATGCAGATTTAGCTGTGGGTTCTCGGTATATGAACAATACTCTGAATGTGGTTAACTGGCCTGTTGGAAGAGTACTCATGTCCTTTTTTGCATCAAAATATGTGAAAATAATTTTAGGAGTTCCTATTTTTGATACCACAGCAGGTTTCAAATGTTACCACAGAAATGTCTTGGAAATGATTGATTTTGAAAAAATCAAATTCATAGGTTACGCATTTCAAATAGAAATGAAATATACAGCTTGGAAACATGGGTTTAAAATTGTGGAAGTCCCTGTGATTTTTACTGATAGAATCAATGGAGTTTCTAAAATGAGTATGAAAATATTCAAAGAAGCTGTTTTCGGAATATGGCTACTGAAGTGGAAAAGTTTCTTTAGAAAGTACAAACAAAAAGATGCATAA
- the miaA gene encoding tRNA (adenosine(37)-N6)-dimethylallyltransferase MiaA, which translates to MAKKTHLIPIITGPTASGKTQLAVSLAYETQATIISADSRQVYQGLDIGTGKDLEEYEYNGKKIPYELIDIVAPEESYHIERYKKDFLSVWENLQGKDQNIIHCGGSAQYLDAIYNPGVFTQIPKNIKLREQLESQEKKALQEVLKNYNLQYSVDSDSHKRLVRAIEIHDFLKNNPLPQNNLPNFQPYFFICFSDAEIRREKINKRLKQRLENGLIEEVDYFLNKGISSDRMDYLGLEYRFVNAFLAGKYNKTELEQKLATAIHQFAKRQMTWMRKIKKNYENVWFLDCGRQKSTDYTEFVLDKAEKTFRKTQRN; encoded by the coding sequence ATGGCTAAAAAGACTCATTTAATTCCTATCATCACAGGTCCGACAGCATCAGGAAAAACTCAATTAGCGGTTTCTCTAGCCTATGAAACACAAGCAACCATTATAAGTGCAGATTCAAGACAAGTATATCAAGGACTTGATATAGGAACAGGAAAAGACTTGGAAGAATATGAATATAATGGAAAAAAGATCCCTTATGAACTAATTGATATCGTAGCTCCTGAAGAAAGTTATCATATTGAACGTTATAAAAAAGATTTTCTTTCTGTTTGGGAAAATCTTCAAGGAAAAGATCAAAACATCATCCATTGTGGAGGAAGTGCACAATACCTTGATGCGATATACAATCCGGGTGTCTTTACACAAATACCCAAAAACATAAAACTAAGGGAACAACTTGAATCTCAAGAAAAAAAGGCATTACAGGAAGTATTAAAGAACTATAATTTACAATATTCCGTAGATTCCGATTCTCATAAAAGATTAGTGAGAGCCATAGAAATTCATGACTTTTTAAAAAACAATCCCCTACCCCAAAATAACTTACCTAATTTTCAACCCTATTTCTTCATTTGTTTTTCTGATGCCGAAATTAGAAGAGAAAAAATAAACAAAAGATTAAAACAAAGATTAGAAAATGGTCTTATTGAAGAAGTTGATTATTTTCTAAATAAAGGAATTTCGTCAGATAGAATGGATTATTTGGGTTTAGAATATCGTTTTGTGAATGCTTTTTTAGCGGGAAAATATAACAAAACTGAATTAGAACAAAAATTAGCAACAGCCATTCATCAATTTGCAAAAAGACAAATGACCTGGATGAGAAAAATTAAGAAAAATTACGAAAACGTATGGTTTTTAGATTGTGGCAGGCAAAAATCAACGGATTATACAGAATTTGTACTTGACAAAGCTGAAAAAACCTTTAGAAAAACTCAAAGAAATTAA
- a CDS encoding alkaline phosphatase family protein, whose amino-acid sequence MKKIILSLALVACGFNSFAQKEKQPKLVVGIVVDQMRYDYLSRFWDEFSEGGFKKMINQGFSSRNTHYNYVPTYTGPGHASIYTGTSPRYHGIIANNWYDKNAKEMRYCVWDENAKSIGVKNSPAGQMSPKNMMAHTFADELKIYTQFQAKTYAVSIKDRGSILPLGHIGNAAFWFDGKNESMITSNFYLDKSPKWLDKFNNKRLPKKYLSKNWEPLRAYQELYTKDNNLYEKPFETETKPTFPHKLPEIYKAKGGKTLSSTPFGNTYLVDFSIDLIENNEIGKDQTPDFLSISFSSPDKIGHQFGTQSWEIKDTYLRLDKDLERLINYLEKEIGKDHFVMFLTADHGGAYNAQFLKDNQSPANYFETERLEEKLNNHCQKQFGTGNIIENISNQQIFLNKEILAKNDLERDDIEEFLMEKLLEYKGIHQVFLRSTLEQGLSQEYTGKLIQKGFQPARSGDLAYTLNPNWMDYMHHGTTHGSSYTYDTHVPLIWYGWEIKKGQSYRRASITDIISTVSSFFHIASPNGGTGKILDVRK is encoded by the coding sequence ATGAAAAAAATAATTCTTTCCCTTGCCCTCGTAGCCTGTGGCTTTAATAGCTTTGCACAAAAAGAAAAACAACCCAAACTAGTTGTAGGGATTGTTGTTGACCAAATGAGGTATGACTATCTTTCTAGATTTTGGGATGAATTCTCAGAGGGAGGTTTCAAAAAAATGATTAATCAAGGTTTCAGCTCAAGAAACACACATTATAATTATGTTCCTACCTATACAGGACCAGGACATGCTTCCATCTATACGGGTACTTCACCAAGATATCATGGAATAATTGCCAATAACTGGTATGACAAAAACGCAAAAGAAATGCGCTACTGTGTTTGGGATGAAAATGCCAAAAGTATTGGTGTAAAAAATAGTCCAGCAGGACAAATGTCTCCAAAAAATATGATGGCACACACCTTTGCTGATGAATTGAAAATTTACACACAATTCCAAGCAAAAACCTATGCCGTTTCTATTAAAGATCGAGGGTCTATTTTACCATTAGGACACATTGGAAATGCTGCCTTTTGGTTTGATGGAAAAAATGAATCCATGATTACTTCAAATTTTTATCTGGATAAATCTCCAAAATGGCTTGATAAATTTAACAACAAAAGACTTCCGAAAAAATATTTGAGTAAAAACTGGGAGCCACTGAGAGCGTATCAAGAACTTTATACAAAAGATAATAATTTGTATGAAAAACCTTTTGAAACAGAAACAAAACCTACTTTTCCTCATAAATTACCTGAAATATATAAAGCAAAAGGCGGAAAAACCTTATCTAGTACACCTTTTGGAAATACGTATTTAGTAGATTTCAGTATAGACCTTATAGAAAACAATGAAATAGGAAAAGATCAAACACCAGATTTTTTATCCATTAGTTTTTCTTCTCCTGATAAAATAGGACATCAGTTTGGAACGCAGTCTTGGGAAATAAAAGATACCTATTTAAGGTTAGACAAAGACCTTGAAAGGCTAATTAACTATCTTGAAAAAGAGATTGGTAAAGATCATTTTGTGATGTTTTTGACAGCTGATCATGGTGGAGCATACAATGCTCAATTTCTTAAAGACAATCAATCACCTGCAAACTATTTTGAAACAGAAAGGTTAGAAGAAAAGCTTAACAATCATTGTCAGAAACAGTTTGGAACAGGAAATATCATTGAAAACATCAGTAATCAACAAATATTTTTAAACAAAGAAATACTTGCAAAGAATGACTTGGAAAGAGATGATATTGAAGAATTTTTAATGGAAAAACTCTTGGAATACAAAGGGATTCATCAAGTATTTTTGAGATCTACTCTAGAGCAAGGTCTCAGTCAAGAATACACAGGAAAACTTATACAAAAAGGATTTCAACCAGCAAGATCAGGGGATTTAGCCTATACCTTGAATCCAAACTGGATGGATTATATGCATCATGGAACCACCCACGGAAGCTCCTATACTTATGACACCCACGTTCCTTTAATTTGGTATGGTTGGGAAATTAAAAAAGGGCAATCCTATCGTCGAGCTTCAATAACCGACATTATTTCTACAGTGAGTAGCTTTTTCCATATAGCATCACCCAATGGAGGAACCGGAAAGATACTAGATGTTAGAAAATAA
- the frr gene encoding ribosome recycling factor produces the protein MNEELSLCYDEAKEQMNKAIDHLKKEFTKIRAGRASTFMLDSVYVDYYGTPTPLNQVANVTTPDARTLSVAPWEKSMLDPISKAIMAANLGLNPQNNGEMIIISIPPLTEERRAELAKQAKSEVENCKVGIRNARKNANNYIKQLVKDGLAEDMGKDAENTVQKYVSDFTTKAETIYSEKEKEIMTV, from the coding sequence ATGAACGAAGAACTCAGTCTTTGCTATGATGAGGCAAAGGAACAAATGAACAAGGCGATCGATCACCTAAAAAAAGAATTCACAAAAATTAGAGCTGGTAGAGCCAGTACTTTTATGTTAGATTCTGTATATGTGGACTACTATGGAACGCCTACTCCATTGAATCAAGTTGCCAATGTAACTACACCAGATGCCCGTACACTTTCAGTAGCACCTTGGGAGAAAAGCATGTTGGATCCTATTTCAAAAGCGATCATGGCAGCAAATCTTGGACTGAATCCTCAAAACAATGGTGAAATGATTATCATTTCTATTCCTCCACTTACAGAAGAAAGACGTGCAGAACTTGCAAAACAAGCAAAATCTGAAGTTGAAAACTGTAAAGTTGGAATTAGAAACGCACGAAAAAATGCCAATAACTATATCAAACAATTGGTAAAAGATGGTTTAGCAGAAGACATGGGTAAAGATGCAGAAAACACTGTTCAAAAATATGTCAGTGACTTTACCACTAAAGCCGAGACGATTTATTCTGAGAAGGAAAAAGAAATCATGACGGTTTAA
- a CDS encoding L-threonylcarbamoyladenylate synthase, which translates to MIIKLYEENPNERQLEKIAKMIRNGAVFIYPTDTVYGIGCDITNKKALQKVARMKGLKLEKANFSIVCHDLSHLSDYIKQIDNPTFKLLKRTLPGPYTFILNANSSVPKIFNSKKKTIGIRVPDSNIARALVKELGNPIVSTSLRSDDDILEYSTDPELIYEKYQNEVDFIIDAGYGGNEASTVVNLTNGDIEILREGKGETDLLY; encoded by the coding sequence ATGATCATTAAATTATACGAAGAAAACCCTAACGAAAGGCAACTAGAAAAAATTGCTAAAATGATTCGTAATGGTGCCGTTTTTATCTATCCTACCGACACTGTTTATGGAATAGGCTGTGATATCACCAATAAAAAGGCTCTTCAAAAAGTAGCAAGAATGAAGGGGCTCAAATTAGAAAAAGCGAATTTTTCTATTGTTTGTCACGATTTAAGTCATTTATCAGACTATATCAAACAAATAGACAATCCTACTTTTAAATTATTGAAAAGAACACTCCCTGGACCCTATACATTTATCTTGAATGCCAACAGTTCAGTTCCTAAAATTTTTAACAGCAAAAAGAAAACAATAGGAATTCGAGTACCTGATTCAAATATCGCCAGAGCTCTTGTTAAAGAACTGGGAAACCCCATTGTATCCACCTCTCTTCGCTCTGATGATGATATATTAGAGTATAGTACAGACCCAGAATTAATCTATGAAAAGTATCAAAATGAAGTAGATTTTATAATTGATGCAGGATATGGAGGAAACGAAGCTTCTACAGTTGTGAATTTAACAAATGGAGATATAGAGATCCTTAGAGAAGGAAAAGGAGAGACAGATTTATTGTATTAA
- the fsa gene encoding fructose-6-phosphate aldolase, with translation MKIFIDTANLKDIQEAENLGILDGVTTNPSLMAKEGVTDVNTHYQAICNICKGKPVSAEVFSTQWEEMVEEGKALYALNPDQIVVKIPITEEGLKALVKLNELNIPTNCTLVFSVGQALLAAKAGAKFVSPFVGRLDDISQHGMELIHDIKQVFANYGFQTEILAASIRHTNHLLSCAQAGSDVVTAPLKSIKGLLNHPLTDIGLEKFIADSKKIG, from the coding sequence ATGAAAATTTTTATTGATACTGCTAATTTAAAAGACATTCAAGAAGCTGAAAATCTTGGAATTTTAGACGGAGTAACTACAAACCCGTCACTCATGGCAAAAGAAGGTGTTACCGATGTAAATACACATTACCAAGCCATCTGTAATATTTGTAAAGGGAAGCCTGTGAGTGCAGAGGTATTTTCTACTCAATGGGAAGAAATGGTGGAAGAAGGAAAAGCACTTTACGCTCTAAACCCAGACCAAATTGTTGTAAAAATTCCCATTACTGAAGAAGGTCTAAAAGCGCTTGTAAAACTCAATGAACTCAATATTCCAACAAATTGTACTTTAGTATTTTCTGTAGGACAAGCACTATTGGCAGCAAAAGCAGGTGCAAAATTTGTTTCACCATTCGTTGGAAGATTAGATGACATCTCTCAACATGGTATGGAACTTATTCACGATATCAAACAAGTATTTGCAAATTATGGATTTCAAACCGAGATTTTAGCGGCCTCTATACGTCATACAAATCATTTGCTTAGCTGTGCACAAGCAGGTTCTGATGTGGTAACTGCTCCGCTTAAATCTATCAAAGGATTGCTTAATCATCCTTTAACAGATATTGGTCTAGAAAAATTTATTGCGGATAGCAAAAAAATAGGTTAA
- a CDS encoding aminotransferase class IV gives MMINFQGNLISEEAFQLSPENRALRFGDGLFETMLYQNGVIHFYEDHYFRAMGSMCMMRMNIPKAWNMEYFYQQIIETIEHNGLLNKTANIRIQFYRKGGGKYLPNDLSVAFFIEVSPLDENKIVFQENGLKADAFYDHSKAATELSSIKTSNALIYVLASIFALENKIDQAFIFNTNKEIIESQNANIFVLKGEEAIVPSPQKGALDGIMRKQLIKTLEKEGYTIKDDKLRLYELQTADEILVTNAIFGVQYISQFQEKQYLYSKAKDLAEKVRNSAFEEPFKQ, from the coding sequence ATGATGATTAACTTTCAAGGAAATTTGATATCTGAAGAAGCCTTTCAATTGTCTCCAGAAAATCGAGCTTTACGTTTCGGCGATGGTCTTTTTGAAACCATGTTATACCAAAATGGGGTTATTCATTTTTATGAAGACCATTATTTTAGAGCAATGGGATCCATGTGCATGATGCGTATGAATATTCCAAAAGCTTGGAATATGGAGTATTTTTATCAACAAATTATTGAGACTATAGAGCACAATGGTTTATTGAATAAAACAGCTAATATCCGAATTCAATTTTACAGAAAAGGTGGAGGTAAATATTTACCAAACGATCTATCTGTCGCATTTTTTATAGAAGTATCCCCTTTAGATGAAAATAAAATTGTTTTCCAAGAAAATGGGCTTAAAGCCGATGCATTTTATGATCACTCAAAAGCTGCTACAGAACTCAGTTCTATAAAGACCAGCAATGCTCTAATTTATGTTTTGGCATCTATTTTTGCTCTAGAAAACAAAATTGATCAAGCATTTATTTTCAATACGAACAAAGAGATTATTGAGTCTCAAAATGCAAATATCTTTGTTCTAAAGGGTGAAGAAGCTATCGTTCCTAGTCCTCAAAAAGGAGCATTAGATGGAATTATGAGAAAACAGCTCATCAAAACTTTGGAAAAAGAGGGATACACCATTAAAGATGATAAATTGAGATTGTATGAACTACAAACTGCTGATGAAATCTTAGTGACCAATGCTATTTTTGGCGTACAGTATATTTCTCAATTTCAAGAAAAACAATATCTTTACTCTAAAGCAAAAGATCTTGCAGAAAAAGTAAGAAATTCAGCCTTTGAAGAACCTTTCAAACAATAA
- the tpiA gene encoding triose-phosphate isomerase, protein MRKYILAGNWKMNTDITTGIQLSQEIVDQYPTTLENQRTILCPPYTHLFPIEKETKNTPVEVAAQNCHSEKSGAYTGEISVEMLQSLGLKTVILGHSERRSYFGETDEVLKNKVNHALSEGMEIIFCIGESEDQRENEDFLAILKSQMEQAIFQLNEEQFSNIILAYEPVWAIGTGKTASPEQAEEVHAFLRACLEEKYSKETAQNTSILYGGSCKPANANEIFSKPNVDGGLIGGAALKSTDFIALINALTTQKTTR, encoded by the coding sequence ATGAGAAAATACATTCTTGCAGGAAACTGGAAAATGAATACAGATATTACAACAGGTATTCAGCTAAGTCAAGAAATTGTTGATCAATACCCCACAACTTTAGAAAATCAAAGAACCATTCTTTGTCCACCATACACACATCTTTTTCCTATAGAAAAAGAAACTAAAAACACACCTGTAGAAGTCGCTGCACAAAATTGTCATTCAGAAAAATCTGGTGCTTACACTGGTGAAATTTCTGTAGAAATGCTTCAGTCTTTAGGTTTAAAGACAGTCATTCTAGGACATAGTGAAAGAAGAAGCTACTTTGGCGAAACTGATGAAGTATTAAAGAATAAGGTTAATCATGCCCTTTCAGAAGGAATGGAAATTATTTTTTGCATTGGGGAAAGTGAAGATCAGAGAGAAAATGAAGACTTTTTGGCAATACTAAAAAGCCAAATGGAACAAGCGATTTTTCAGCTAAATGAAGAGCAATTCTCCAATATTATTTTGGCTTATGAACCTGTCTGGGCAATAGGAACAGGAAAAACAGCCAGCCCTGAGCAAGCTGAAGAGGTTCATGCCTTTTTAAGAGCTTGTTTAGAGGAAAAATATTCTAAAGAAACGGCCCAAAATACCTCTATTCTCTACGGTGGAAGTTGTAAACCAGCAAATGCAAACGAGATCTTCTCAAAACCTAATGTAGATGGTGGCTTGATAGGTGGAGCAGCATTAAAATCTACCGATTTTATCGCATTAATTAATGCATTGACTACCCAAAAAACGACTCGCTAA